A genomic segment from Garra rufa chromosome 5, GarRuf1.0, whole genome shotgun sequence encodes:
- the gas1a gene encoding growth arrest-specific protein 1a, which translates to MATRAGLVRGAHTFIWPFACVLVCFSCFSIASSNHHGRRLICWQAILNCHQEPDCHYAYDQYLHACDSILSGQRKKCPSHCISSLVQLNLTKSGPALEDCSCASDPRCREIKRSIEPCLPKTSSMGCTEARRQCERDIQCRSAMGDYLLHCGKLFSGSSCSNPCRNVIAYMRKLPKAQLLDTCVCDGSERTICEFIKNSMKTLCFDSPLVDEEGSSGLDDDEPDDEDYPEPEPTRNTGSAFVACSVLTVVASILALVPLP; encoded by the coding sequence ATGGCAACTCGTGCAGGTTTGGTTCGTGGCGCGCACACATTCATTTGGCCTTTCGCTTGTGTGCTTGTGTGTTTTAGTTGTTTTTCCATTGCCTCCTCCAACCACCACGGCCGTCGGTTGATTTGCTGGCAAGCGATATTGAACTGCCATCAGGAGCCCGACTGTCATTACGCTTACGACCAGTATTTGCACGCCTGCGACTCGATCCTGAGCGGCCAGAGGAAGAAGTGTCCGAGTCACTGCATCTCGTCGCTGGTGCAACTCAACCTGACCAAGAGCGGCCCGGCGCTGGAGGACTGCAGCTGCGCCTCGGACCCCCGCTGCCGGGAGATCAAACGATCCATCGAGCCGTGCTTGCCCAAAACCAGCAGCATGGGCTGCACCGAAGCCCGGCGCCAGTGCGAGCGGGACATCCAGTGCCGAAGCGCCATGGGCGATTATTTACTCCACTGCGGGAAACTCTTTAGCGGCTCCAGCTGCTCGAACCCATGCCGCAATGTCATCGCTTACATGCGCAAACTCCCCAAAGCTCAACTCCTGGATACTTGCGTCTGTGATGGTTCAGAGCGGACTATCTGCGAGTTTATCAAAAATAGTATGAAAACGCTTTGCTTTGACTCTCCCCTCGTGGATGAAGAAGGCTCCAGCGGCTTGGACGATGATGAGCCCGATGATGAGGATTACCCAGAACCAGAGCCCACGAGGAACACAGGTTCTGCTTTTGTGGCATGTTCTGTTTTGACTGTGGTGGCATCCATTTTGGCTCTAGTGCCGCTTCCTTGA